A single Spirochaetaceae bacterium DNA region contains:
- a CDS encoding ATP-binding protein has protein sequence MQVHITMSPGERAFLHRSETVATAMILKSLTLTNFRGIRDLRLDFSAKVNLLAGVNGAGKTAILDCAAIMLSRLVGRIRSTSGTGRFFSEYDITNGMSETRCAVETLFKDHLVSWSVAKTRRGRKKQSITGLGEVKTVVGFIHTRLEEDELFEVPIAVY, from the coding sequence ATGCAAGTTCATATTACCATGTCGCCGGGGGAGAGAGCTTTCCTCCATCGGTCAGAAACCGTTGCGACTGCGATGATACTCAAGTCTCTTACGCTTACCAACTTCAGAGGTATTCGAGATCTCCGGTTAGATTTCTCCGCCAAGGTCAACCTGCTGGCGGGCGTTAATGGAGCCGGCAAGACCGCGATTCTGGACTGTGCAGCCATCATGCTCTCTCGGCTGGTGGGCCGCATACGTTCGACCAGCGGCACAGGACGTTTCTTCTCTGAGTACGACATAACCAACGGTATGTCCGAGACGCGTTGCGCCGTAGAAACATTGTTCAAGGATCATCTCGTATCTTGGAGTGTGGCAAAGACCCGTAGAGGGCGCAAAAAGCAGTCGATTACCGGACTTGGGGAAGTAAAAACAGTCGTCGGTTTCATTCACACACGATTGGAGGAAGACGAATTATTTGAAGTTCCAATAGCAGTATACTAA
- a CDS encoding AAA family ATPase — protein sequence MRKTHPFDRLSAYDQALSGKWRSFRVFFEWFRDREDLENERRLESADFRDRELQAVRIAVEQFIPGFSGLRIRRSPLRMVVDKCGQELRVDQLSDGEKCTLAMVGDLARRMAIANPTLQDSLVGKGVVLIDEVDLHLHPGWQRHVVSALEETFPNCQFLVSTHSPQIISHVAPERIWILDRTKSGVSASRPDASFGQMAGRILEDVMDVPERPQEIKERLSDLFLAIQRDELPAAKQLVSDLRSTIGEDPDLVRARMHIRRKEALRGL from the coding sequence ATCCGGAAGACGCATCCATTCGACCGACTGTCTGCTTATGACCAAGCACTGTCAGGGAAGTGGAGGAGCTTCCGTGTATTCTTTGAGTGGTTCAGAGATCGTGAAGACTTGGAGAATGAACGTCGCCTGGAATCTGCGGACTTCCGTGATCGGGAATTACAGGCCGTACGGATCGCTGTCGAGCAGTTCATTCCCGGTTTCAGCGGCCTCCGGATCAGGAGGTCACCACTACGCATGGTCGTCGACAAGTGTGGTCAAGAGCTGAGGGTTGACCAGCTCTCCGACGGCGAAAAGTGCACGCTTGCCATGGTGGGCGACTTGGCACGCCGTATGGCGATCGCCAACCCCACGCTTCAGGACTCTCTTGTCGGCAAGGGCGTCGTATTGATCGACGAAGTCGACCTTCATCTTCATCCCGGTTGGCAGCGGCACGTCGTTTCCGCACTGGAGGAGACGTTCCCGAACTGCCAATTCCTGGTTTCGACACACTCGCCGCAGATTATCAGCCACGTGGCACCGGAGCGCATCTGGATCCTGGATCGAACCAAGTCCGGCGTCAGCGCCAGCCGGCCTGACGCTTCGTTCGGTCAGATGGCGGGGCGCATCCTTGAAGACGTCATGGACGTGCCTGAGCGTCCTCAAGAGATCAAGGAGCGCTTGAGCGATCTGTTTCTGGCGATACAAAGGGACGAGTTGCCGGCCGCAAAGCAGCTGGTGTCGGATCTGAGAAGCACGATAGGAGAGGATCCCGATCTGGTTAGGGCTCGGATGCATATTCGGAGAAAGGAGGCTCTGAGGGGCCTGTAG